In a single window of the Brachionichthys hirsutus isolate HB-005 chromosome 18, CSIRO-AGI_Bhir_v1, whole genome shotgun sequence genome:
- the LOC137907510 gene encoding uncharacterized protein, with product MVSYKTLARDFFGHAHLAGGGALRLSDLQLLDYDATVTQEVVQPLSGLGVLSVYHLYSVPGPTCHLRTWLASLQQLRSLSVHGGHPLAAYVDLLPSSLLSLTLCVDLQPDDLQVVSQRAPHLEHLHLEPWSSSPNMVGTLPNLFPCLKTLRMRHHHVSDDDFLCLQQLQRLDTLEVLDSYYRPDPADPSRVVYEPSPRLSWLISELHERSNHRVQVVTSTCRDALTCQCVQPQPSL from the exons ATGGTGTCCTACAAGACGTTAGCGCGCGACTTCTTCGGCCACGCCCATCTCGCAG ggggcggagccctGCGGCTGTCTGATCTCCAGCTGTTGGACTACGACGCCACGGTGACGCAGGAAGTCGTGCAGCCTTTGTCAGGACTCGGCGTTTTGTCCGTCTACCACCTGTACTCCGTACCCGGACCCACCTGTCACCTGCGAACATGGCTGGcgtcgctgcagcagctccggAGCCTCAGTGTGCACG GAGGCCATCCTCTGGCAGCTTACGTGGACCTGCTGCCGTCCTCCCTCCTCAGTCTGACTCTCTGTGTGGACCTGCAGCCTGACGATCTGCAGGTCGTCTCGCAGAGGGCTCCTCACCTGGAGCACCTGCACCTGGAGCCCTGGAGCTCCTCCCCCAACATGGTTGGAACGCTCCCTAATCTGTTCCCTTGCCTGAAGACGCTGCGGATGAG ACACCATCACGTGTCGGACGACGACTTCCTGtgtctccagcagctgcagcgcctCGACACTCTGGAGGTCCTGGATTCGTACTACAGACCGGACCCGGCCGACCCCAGCCGGGTGGTCTACGAGCCGAGTCCGCGACTTTCATGGCTCATATCCGAGCTGCATGAAAGGTCCAATCACAGAGTTCAAGTCGTCACCAGCACCTGCAGAGACGCGCTCACCTGTCAGTGCGTCCAGCCGCAACcctcgctgtga
- the cinp gene encoding cyclin-dependent kinase 2-interacting protein: protein MEGPSGYITVTSADRKCSAVTGSARKIKDNAADWHNLMMRWEKLNDEGFTVAGYIVNMRRSQIEPLLLEESSSPSSSSGQLQQTSGAAELQNECCKLQDIIDKMVVMVSKMERLVTSQRGIRDLEEFQFGPRGRLFPLFHSWNTKHFCSASRFLLDSFTQELKLKQLILQELAHSSNSDLCMVYLSCWLHQPFIPPQTRLTLEALLMETGLRPL from the exons ATGGAGG GGCCATCAGGTTACATCACCGTGACCTCAGCGGACAGGAAGTGCTCTGCTGTGACGGGAAGCGCTCGTAAGATTAAAGACAATGCAGCCGACTGGCACAACCTGATGATGAGGTGGGAAAAACTCAACGATGAAGGCTTCACCGTGGCCGGATACATCGTCAACATGAGACG TTCTCAGATCGAacccctgctgctggaggagtcttcatcaccttcctcttcatccggtcagctgcagcagacgagcggggctgcagagctgcagaacgAATGCTGCAAACTGCAGGACATCATCGACAAAATG GTCGTCATGGTGTCGAAGATGGAGCGGCTGGTGACGTCACAGCGAGGCATTCGGGATCTCGAGGAGTTCCAGTTTGGACCCCGGGGGAGACTGTTTCCTCTGTTTCACAGCTGGAACACCAAACACTTCT GCTCGGCGTCCCGTTTCCTGTTGGACTCGTTCACCcaggagctgaagctgaagcagcTGATCCTGCAGGAACTTGCCCACTCTTCGAACTCTGACCTGTGCATGGTCTACCTGTCTTGCTGGCTTCACCAGCCCTTCATCCCCCCACAGACCAGATTGACCCTGGAGGCTCTGCTGATGGAGACTGGACTCCGCCCACTCTGA